The genomic segment CGCTCAGCGTCTTGCGCGCGCGCGGCGCCGCTTCGCGCTCGCGCAGGGCTTCGTCGAGCTGATTGACGTCGCCGTGATGGCCGATCGCGATCATCGCGATGATCTCCACCTCCGACGGAATCGAAAACGCCTGACGGAACGCGTCGCGATCGAAACCGCCCATCTGATGTGTCGCCAGCCCCAGCGCGTGCGCCTGAAGCACGAGCGCCATCGCGGCCGCGCCGGTGTCGTAAGTCGCGGTGCGGTTCGCGTCACCCTTCGGCGTGAGCGTCGACGCCGTCACGCAGACGAGCAGCGGCACGCTCACATTCCACTTCTGATTCGATGGCGCGAGCGTGTCGAACGCGCGCTTGAACGCGGCTTCGTCGCGATGACGGTCGAACGCGATGAAACGCCACGGCTGCAGATTGTTCGACGACGGCGCCCAGCGCGCCGCTTCGAGCA from the Caballeronia sp. NK8 genome contains:
- a CDS encoding nitroreductase family protein, translating into MTTKPAPTDVDIHELIAGRWSPRAFSNAPIERAQLHRLLEAARWAPSSNNLQPWRFIAFDRHRDEAAFKRAFDTLAPSNQKWNVSVPLLVCVTASTLTPKGDANRTATYDTGAAAMALVLQAHALGLATHQMGGFDRDAFRQAFSIPSEVEIIAMIAIGHHGDVNQLDEALREREAAPRARKTLSETAFEGGWDKAFE